One Paenibacillus sp. SYP-B4298 genomic window, ACCTCCGCAATATGAGCAAACCGCTCCTTGACCGTCTGGGTGAAGCGTACATACGCCTCCAGCGGCACAAGCGACGGCTTATGAATATGAAAGGTCCAATGGCGGTTAGTCTGGCTGACCAGCACCTTGTCAATCTCTCCGTCGGAGTAGAACGATTCAATGAACGCCTGCGGCAGCTCCGCCTGCTTCATCAGCAGCTCAAAGCGGAGCCTCTTTTCCCCTGGTTTGTTCATGTTTCCTCCCCCATCAAGCATGTGAAGGCTGCCGTCGTAGAACGAGCGGGCAGCCTTCCTGTGATAATTTCTGTAACTTAGGGCGTGTCTGAAAACTCTGAACGGAACAGATCTGGCCGAATTTTCGTTCCAGGCAAGGCGCTTTTTCGCAGGCGTACCGGGGGTGCGCCTGCGAAAAAGCAACGCAGCATGGGGCGAAAAGGCGGGGAGAGATGCCCTTGAACGGGTTTTCAGACACGACCTAGTACGCTCTTGCAAACACGACCGTATGCGCAGCCTTCTCGCCGCACACCAGACAGCTCTCCTTGGACGAGGCAGGCGAGAACGGAATATTGCGGCTGGTCGCGCCTGTCTCTTCCTTCACCTGCTGCTCGCATGCGGCAGAGCCGCACCAGCCCGCCTCAACGAAGCCACGCTTCTCCTCAAGCAGCGCCTTCATCTCATCAAGCGTATCGACAGATTTGAAGTTATCCTCACGGAACTGCTTCGCCTTCTCGTACATCGCCTGCTGTGTATCCTCAAGCATCTGCTGCACTTCCTCCACCAGATTGGCCTGCTGCACAACACGCTTCTCTCCGCTGATGCGGGAGACGAGCACAACTTGACCATTCTCCATATCGCGTGGCCCAAGCTCTAGACGAACCGGCACGCCGCGCATCTCATACTCATTGAACTTCCAGCCTGGGCTCACATCGGAGCGGTCATCCACACGCACGCGGATGCCTGCCTGCTTCAGCTCGGCATACAGCTCATCGACGCGGCCCACAACCTGCTCGCGCGTCTTCGCCGGCCCGATCGGAATCATAATGACCTGTGTAGGCGCAACCTTAGGCGGCAACGCCAGACCACGGTCATCCCCATGTACCATAATGAGTGCCCCGATCAGGCGGGTGCTGACTCCCCAGGAGGTGGTATGGGCGAATTGAAGTGTATTTTCACGGTCAAGATATTTAATATCAAATGCTACAGCAAAGTTGGTACCCAAATAATGTGAGGTGCCTGCTTGAACAGCACGGCCGTCCTTCATCATCGCCTCGATCGAATACGTGTCCACCGCACCCGCGAACTTCTCCGAAGGGGTCTTCTGGCCGACGATCACCGGAATTGCCAGGAAGCTCTCGACGAAATCACGGTAGATCTCCAGCATCTGCATCGTCTCCTGACGAGCCTCCTCCTCCGTCTCATGAGCCGTATGACCCTCCTGCCACAGAAACTCGCTTGTCCGCAAAAACGGCAGCGTCCGCTTCTCCCAACGAACGACGTTCGCCCACTGATTGATCAGCAGCGGCAGATCACGATAAGATTGAATCCATTTGGCATACATATGACCGATCATCGTCTCCGAGGTCGGGCGAATAGCCAGACGCTCCTCCAGCACCTCGCCCGCAGCTTCGGTAACCCACGGCAGCTCTGGATTGAAGCCCTCGACATGCTCTTTTTCCTTTTGGAAGAAGCTCTCGGGAATGAACAGCGGGAAGTAAGCGTTGCGGTGACCGGTTGCCTTAAAGCGCGCATCCAGCTCGCGCTGAATGTTTTCCCACAGCTCATAGCCTTCCGGGCGGAATACGATGCAGCCGCGCACAGGCGAATAGTCCATCAGCTCAGCCTTCTTGATCGTATCAATATACCATCTGGAGAAATCCTCGCTCTGCGGCGTGATTTCGGTGACGAATTGTTTATCCTTTGACATAGGGGCCTCCCATTATAACTAGCGTAAACGGAGCCAAGGCGCCCGCAGGCGCCAGGGTGAATCCGTCTCGCAACAAAGTTGTTCGGACGGCTAGCATACGCTAAGCCGCTTCAAGCAGAATGCTGCTAGCCCTTCACTAGCCGCATCACATCATTATACGTCACTGCCAGCATCAGCAGCATCAGCATCGCGAAGCCGATAAAATGCACCATGCTTTCCCGGTTAGGATCAATCGGACGCCCGCGAACCGCCTCCAGACCAAGGAAGATCAGGCGGCTGCCGTCCAGCGCAGGAATCGGGAGCAGATTGAATATCCCGAGATACAGACTGAGCAGCGCAGTCCACGAGGTCAATTGCTCGATGCCTCTGCTGGCGATCTGACTCGTAATCTCCGCCGTTCGCACCGGCCCGCCTAGATCATCCAGCTTAAACTGTCCGGTAATGAGCATTTTGAAGCTGTCGAATATAAGAACTGTCATATTTTTCATCGCTTTAGCCGCATACGTAATCGTCTCGCCAACACCAGGCGTTCGCGTAGGTACGTCAAATTTGGGGCTGATGCCTACCTTGCCAGCTTTGGCCTCGGGGTCAAGCGCCGGCGTAATAGTCAGCTCTACGGTCTTGCCGTCGCGGAGGACCGTCCAAGTCATCTCCTTATCGGCCGATTCTCCGATCATGGCGATCATCTTCTCATAGTCGCCGCCAATCTGCACCCCGTTGATCGTCTTGATCTCATCTCCCACCTGCAGGTTAGCCTGCGCTGCGGGACGCCCCTCCAAAATCTCGCCGATAAAGACCTTATCGGGATTGCCGGTAGCTATACCCGTCAACTGAATATAGACAGCAAATAGCACAAATGCGAGCACAAAATTCATCAGTGGGCCGGCGAAAATCGCAAGCGCGCGCTGTGCGACCGTCTTGCTGCCGAATTGGCGGTTATGCGGAGCGATCTGGGTTTCTCTGCCCTTGGATACCATCAACGCCTGGGGATGAATGGACAGCCTCTCCGGCTCGCCATCCACCTGCAGCACGACCGTCAAGGCATGCTCCAGATCAATCGATTCGACCTCGCTGCGGATTACATTGCTGCGCTCATCCAGACGATCCAGATAGATGCGCGTTACCTTGTCATCATGGACTCTTACGGCAATGGTCTGGCCAGGCTGCACCTCGACAATCTCAGGGTCTTCGCCAGCCATGCGGACAAAGCCCCCGGCAGGAATCAAGCGGAGGGTGTAGCGCGTCTCCCCCTTTTTGACTGAGAACAGCTTAGGTCCAAAGCCAATGGCAAATTCTCTGACCAGGATGCCTGCCCGCTTGGCAAAATAGAAGTGTCCCCATTCATGAATGGACACAATGACAAAAAAGACAAGCACCGTCAGTACGATATTTTGAACCATTTCCACGTTCGTCCTGCCTCCCTGTTTATCACGGCATGTACCTAGATTATCATTATTCTCCACCTGGATTCAAGAGAACCGTAGGAAAGAACAGGGTCATGCTCTACAAGCTGGACGCCTCCCGGCGAGCCCAGGCATCCATCTCCTCGATTGCCCGGACATCGTCAAGCGCGACAACCTCATGCCGCTCCAATATCTGCTCCAATATGCGCTCAATATCGAGGAAGCCGATTTCTCTGTTCAGGAAGCGGGATACTGCCACCTCATTGGCGGCATTGAATACGGTCGGCGCCGAGCCGCCGGCACGACCGCAAGCATACGCCATCGCTACACATGGATAGCGCTGCATGTCGAGTGCCTTGAAGTTGAGGCTGCCGAGCTTGGCCAGGTCAAGCGGGCTTGCCGGATTCGGATCACGCCGCGGATAGGTGAGCGCGTACTGTATCGGCACACGCATATCAGGCTGTCCCATCTGGGCGATGATACTGCTGTCTACAAACTCGACAAAGGAATGGATAATGCTCTCGGGATGGATAAGTACCTCAATCTGATCATAGCTTGTGCCAAATAGCCAGTGAGCCTCGATAATTTCCAGCCCTTTATTGACCATCGTGGCAGAATCAATCGTAATCTTGGCCCCCATCGACCAATTCGGATGCTTGAGCGCCTGCTCGACTGTCACATCCGCCAATTGATCACGCGACCGGTCGCGGAATGAGCCGCCTGAGGCGGTGATCACAAGCTTGCGCAATGCCTCACGCGGTTCGCCATTCAAGCATTGGAAGATAGCCGAATGCTCGCTGTCTACCGGCAGGATGGCCACCTGCTTCCTGGCAGCCAGCTCCATGATGATATGGCCTGCTGTTACCAGCGTTTCCTTGTTGGCAAGTCCGATGGTAATGCCAGCCTCAATCGCTGCAATCGTCGGGCGCAGGCCGCAGCTTCCCAGCAGCGCTGTCACGACGATGTCCGCGCCAGTTGCTGCCGCAGCTTCGATGATGCCCTCCTCGCCATGCACAACCTGGATGTCTGCGGGAACGAGCAGGCGAGCGCGCTCAGCGGCTGCTTTGTCTGCGAGCGCCACCAGCTTCGGGCGATAACGACGTGCTTGCTCTGCAAGCAGCTCCACATTGGAGCCCGCAGTAAGAGCCACGACTTCATATTGACCCGGATGGGCGGACACGACATCAAGCGTTTGCGTGCCAATCGAACCGGTGGAGCCTAATATGCTAATTTTTTTCATGTTCAGATTGCCTCCTTGGTCTAGGACAACAGGCCGCTGAAGACAAGAATCGGATAGACGATCAACCAACTGTCACAGCGGTCAAGCACGCCTCCATGTCCAGGCAAAATCGAGCCCGTATCTTTAATTCCTCTGACCCGCTTATATGCGGATTGAATCAGGTCCCCCATCTGCCCTGCACATGCACTTACTGCGCCAATGGCCAGCGCTTGTCCGATGCTGACGAGGTCCGGCGCAAACAGCGCGAACAACAGGCCTACAGCCAGCGATAGCATAACACCGCCAAGCGCGCCCTCTACTGTCTTATTCGGCGAGATGGCCGGCCACAGCTTATTACGCCCGAGGGCCTTGCCGAAGAAGTACGCTCCAATATCGGAAGACCAGATGCAGGCAAACGCAAGGAATGTGGCCAACAGGCCGTTCCCTTCCATTAATCGAACATCCAGCATCGCCGAAAAGCCAAAGCCGATATACACGACGCCCAGCAGCAGGTTCGCAGCATGATCAATCGTCGTCCTGTTCTTCGTCAACACCGTAATCGTCAGCAGAAGCAGCATCACCAACCAGAGCAGCTCACTTGTCTGCAAGGTTACAAACACGTTGATTTGCCATGGCCATACGATCGCTGCCACGCTCAGGAACCCGACTAATGCAGCCGGGTGACTCCACCTCAGACCATTCATTCGCACAAATTCCCAATAGCCGACAAGCGCAAGCGCAAGCAGCAATACTATGTATGCCGAGCCGCCTGCGATCAGCAAGGCAAGGAAACCGGCTCCAGCGATGACACCTGTTATTATTCGTTGTTTCACATTAGGCACACTCCGCTTCTCTACAGCCCACCGTACCTGCGGGCGCGACGCTGATATTCACGAATGGCTTCATAGAAATGCTCATCCATAAACTCCGGCCAATAGACATCCGTAAACCACAGTTCACTGTAAGCCAACTGCCACAGCATGAAGTTGCTAATACGCAGCTCGCCGCTCGTTCGAATCAGCAGATCGGGGTCAGGAATATCGCTTGATAGCAAATGACCGTCCAGATCGCGCTCCGATATAGCCGCGCATTCCAGACGACCTGCCTTCACTTCCTCCGCTATGGCGCGCACAGCATCTACCATTTCTTTGCGACTGCCATAATTCAAGGCAAAATTGAGCACCAGCCCCGTATTGCCGCGGGTCTTCTCAATCGCTTCCTCTACAGCCCGCAATGTATGACTCGGCAGATCCTCCCGATAGCCCATCATGCGTACTTGAACATTATTTTTGATCAGGTCATCCAACTCAATGGACAGAAACTCCTGGGGCAGCTTCATCAGGAAATCCACCTCTGCCTTGGGCCGCTTCCAGTTTTCCGTTGAAAAAGCGTAAAGGGTTAAATATTTTACGCCAAGTCGATCAGCCGCCATCGTAATACGCTTGACCGCCTTCATGCCGGAATGATGTCCCGCCATGCGGGGCAAGCCGCGGCTCTTCGCCCACCGCCCGTTCCCATCCATAATAATGGCAACATGCTGCGGAATATTATCATTCTGCAGTTGTTCCTCTCGGATGGATAACGGTTTTTTAAACCAATTTTTCAACCGCTTTAACATTCTATTTCCTCCCACCCGGGACTTCACAAGCATAACGTATGCCCATTGTCCTGTATCAGGGAACGATACCGTCCATAAGGTTTAAGTATACAACAAACCCCACCTGGTTTGGAGGGGCTGGTTACTATTTTAAACTTCCATGATCTCTTTTTCTTTGCTGACCAACACTTTATCCACCTCAGCGATGAAGCGATCTGTCAGCTTTTGAATATCCTCCTGGTGGCGACGGGACTCGTCCTCAGAGATGTCCGTCTTCTCCAGCTTCTTGATCTCATCGTTCGCATCGCGGCGAATGTTGCGAATCGCTACCTTCGACTCCTCGCCATATTTCTTCGTTGATTTCACCAGCTCCGCACGACGCTCCTCGGTCAGCGCTGGGATGCCCAGCCGAATGATGCTGCCGTCATTAGATGGTGTCAGCCCCAGATCGGACTTCATAATCGCCTTCTCAATCGCTGCTAGCGAGCTTTTGTCCCATGGCTGAATAATGAGTGTTCTGGAATCTGGCGTAGTAATATTGGCCAGTTGGTTGACTGGCGTCATCGCACCATAATATTCAACCTGAACACGGTCAAGAAGCGACGGTGTTGCGCGTCCAGCGCGCAAGGTAGCCAGGTCGCGCTTGAGAGACCCTATGGCCTTCTCCATTCTTTCCTCTGCATTCTTCTTGATGGATTGTGGCATTAGCTCACACTTCCTTTCACAATCGTCCCGATTTTTTCACCTAGCACAACCCGCTTAATGTTGCCGCTCTCGGTAATCGAGAACACTACAAGCGGAATATTATTGTCCATGCACAGTGACGAAGCGGTGGAGTCCATCACGCCCAGATTCCGGTTAAGCACCTCCAGATAGGTGAGCTGCTCGAATTTCTCGGCGGTAGCATCCTTGAACGGATCAGCAGAATATACACCGTCCACCTTGTTTTTCGCCATCAGTATAACCTCTGCTTCAATCTCAGCCGCACGCAGCGCTGCTGTCGTGTCTGTGGAGAAGAACGGGTTGCCTGTACCGGCCGCAAAAATAACGACGCGTCCTTTTTCAAGATGGCGGATCGCACGGCGGCGAATGTAGGGCTCAGCGATCTGCTGCATGGCAATCGAGGTTTGTACCCGAGTAGGCACTTCGATCTGCTCCAGCGCATCTTGCAGAGCCAATGAATTCATTACTGTCGCCAGCATGCCCATGTAATCTGCGGTTGCACGGTCAATGCCCTTGGCCGAACCGGCGATTCCCCGCCAGATGTTGCCTCCACCAACGACGATCGCCACTTCAACATTAAGCTCTACCACTTCCTTGACCTGCTCGGCAATGGATGAGATCATCTCCGCATCGATTCCGTAGCCATTCTGACCAGAGAGAGACTCTCCGCTCACCTTTAATACAATACGTTTGTATACAGGTTGTTCCACTTCTCTAACCTCCACCCTCTTACCTCGCTAGAGGTTGACTTTAATCATCCATGCCCTATACCGCTCGCCGCGGCAAGTCTACTGCCTATTACCTCGGTTCAATAAAGCGGGCGAGGCGGCCGAGCCGCCCCGCCCCCTCCCCGCGTTCGGATTAAAGCTTAGCTTGAGACATAACCTCTTCAACGAAGTTATCTTGTTTTTTCTCCAGTCCCTCTCCCAGCTCAAAGCGGACAAAGCGACGGATCGAAATATTTTCACCGATTTTGCTGATCTTCTCGTTCAGAAGCTCAGATACGGTTTTGTCAGGGTCTTTAATGAAGCTTTGCTCCATCAGACAGAACTCTTCATAGTATTTGCCAAGACGGCCTTCTACCATTTTCTCAACGATGTGAGCAGGCTTGCCCTCGTTCAGCGCTTGAGCTGTCAGAATTTCGCGCTCTTTGTCCAGCTCGGAGCCGTCAACTTCCTCACGGCGAACATATTTCGGATTAGCAGCAGCGATCTGCATCGCAATATCTTTAACGAAATCACGGAATTGATCCGTTTTCGCAACGAAGTCTGTCTCACAGTTGACTTCAACCAGTACACCAATACGTCCGCCAGCGTGAATGTAGGATTCAACTACGCCCTCTGTAGCTGCGCGTCCAGCTTTGTTTGCTGCAGCAGCAAGACCTTTCTCCCGCAGCAGGTCGATTGCTTTTTGCATATCGCCATTTGCCTCATCCAAAGCCTTTTTGCAATCCAACATTCCAGCGCCTGTCTTTTCACGCAGTTCTTTTACTGCACTCGCACTTACCGCCATTGTTAACCCTCCTGAATATTATAATATGTAGGCTATAGCACTTCCGCGCCACAGCTCACGAATTCAATTTGCTCTTAGCTTCTAAAAAAAGGGCGGTGAGAGGTTATTCACCTTCTGACCACCCTTTCCTGTGTACGCGGCGCACGCTCCGTTAGAGAGAGCATCACGCCGGTTCCATATTCATCGTTTGAAGGCTATATGATCAACCGCGGCAATTAAGCCGTTGTTTGCTCGCCTTGGTTTGCTTCTACGATTGCGTCTGCCATCTTCGCAGTCAGCAGCTTCACCGCACGGATCGCATCGTCATTACCTGGAATGACGTAGTCGATTTCGTCTGGGTCGCAGTTCGTATCCACGATACCTACGATT contains:
- the proS gene encoding proline--tRNA ligase — encoded protein: MSKDKQFVTEITPQSEDFSRWYIDTIKKAELMDYSPVRGCIVFRPEGYELWENIQRELDARFKATGHRNAYFPLFIPESFFQKEKEHVEGFNPELPWVTEAAGEVLEERLAIRPTSETMIGHMYAKWIQSYRDLPLLINQWANVVRWEKRTLPFLRTSEFLWQEGHTAHETEEEARQETMQMLEIYRDFVESFLAIPVIVGQKTPSEKFAGAVDTYSIEAMMKDGRAVQAGTSHYLGTNFAVAFDIKYLDRENTLQFAHTTSWGVSTRLIGALIMVHGDDRGLALPPKVAPTQVIMIPIGPAKTREQVVGRVDELYAELKQAGIRVRVDDRSDVSPGWKFNEYEMRGVPVRLELGPRDMENGQVVLVSRISGEKRVVQQANLVEEVQQMLEDTQQAMYEKAKQFREDNFKSVDTLDEMKALLEEKRGFVEAGWCGSAACEQQVKEETGATSRNIPFSPASSKESCLVCGEKAAHTVVFARAY
- the rseP gene encoding RIP metalloprotease RseP — translated: MEMVQNIVLTVLVFFVIVSIHEWGHFYFAKRAGILVREFAIGFGPKLFSVKKGETRYTLRLIPAGGFVRMAGEDPEIVEVQPGQTIAVRVHDDKVTRIYLDRLDERSNVIRSEVESIDLEHALTVVLQVDGEPERLSIHPQALMVSKGRETQIAPHNRQFGSKTVAQRALAIFAGPLMNFVLAFVLFAVYIQLTGIATGNPDKVFIGEILEGRPAAQANLQVGDEIKTINGVQIGGDYEKMIAMIGESADKEMTWTVLRDGKTVELTITPALDPEAKAGKVGISPKFDVPTRTPGVGETITYAAKAMKNMTVLIFDSFKMLITGQFKLDDLGGPVRTAEITSQIASRGIEQLTSWTALLSLYLGIFNLLPIPALDGSRLIFLGLEAVRGRPIDPNRESMVHFIGFAMLMLLMLAVTYNDVMRLVKG
- a CDS encoding 1-deoxy-D-xylulose-5-phosphate reductoisomerase, which gives rise to MKKISILGSTGSIGTQTLDVVSAHPGQYEVVALTAGSNVELLAEQARRYRPKLVALADKAAAERARLLVPADIQVVHGEEGIIEAAAATGADIVVTALLGSCGLRPTIAAIEAGITIGLANKETLVTAGHIIMELAARKQVAILPVDSEHSAIFQCLNGEPREALRKLVITASGGSFRDRSRDQLADVTVEQALKHPNWSMGAKITIDSATMVNKGLEIIEAHWLFGTSYDQIEVLIHPESIIHSFVEFVDSSIIAQMGQPDMRVPIQYALTYPRRDPNPASPLDLAKLGSLNFKALDMQRYPCVAMAYACGRAGGSAPTVFNAANEVAVSRFLNREIGFLDIERILEQILERHEVVALDDVRAIEEMDAWARREASSL
- a CDS encoding phosphatidate cytidylyltransferase → MKQRIITGVIAGAGFLALLIAGGSAYIVLLLALALVGYWEFVRMNGLRWSHPAALVGFLSVAAIVWPWQINVFVTLQTSELLWLVMLLLLTITVLTKNRTTIDHAANLLLGVVYIGFGFSAMLDVRLMEGNGLLATFLAFACIWSSDIGAYFFGKALGRNKLWPAISPNKTVEGALGGVMLSLAVGLLFALFAPDLVSIGQALAIGAVSACAGQMGDLIQSAYKRVRGIKDTGSILPGHGGVLDRCDSWLIVYPILVFSGLLS
- a CDS encoding isoprenyl transferase codes for the protein MLKRLKNWFKKPLSIREEQLQNDNIPQHVAIIMDGNGRWAKSRGLPRMAGHHSGMKAVKRITMAADRLGVKYLTLYAFSTENWKRPKAEVDFLMKLPQEFLSIELDDLIKNNVQVRMMGYREDLPSHTLRAVEEAIEKTRGNTGLVLNFALNYGSRKEMVDAVRAIAEEVKAGRLECAAISERDLDGHLLSSDIPDPDLLIRTSGELRISNFMLWQLAYSELWFTDVYWPEFMDEHFYEAIREYQRRARRYGGL
- the frr gene encoding ribosome recycling factor, whose translation is MPQSIKKNAEERMEKAIGSLKRDLATLRAGRATPSLLDRVQVEYYGAMTPVNQLANITTPDSRTLIIQPWDKSSLAAIEKAIMKSDLGLTPSNDGSIIRLGIPALTEERRAELVKSTKKYGEESKVAIRNIRRDANDEIKKLEKTDISEDESRRHQEDIQKLTDRFIAEVDKVLVSKEKEIMEV
- the pyrH gene encoding UMP kinase; the encoded protein is MEQPVYKRIVLKVSGESLSGQNGYGIDAEMISSIAEQVKEVVELNVEVAIVVGGGNIWRGIAGSAKGIDRATADYMGMLATVMNSLALQDALEQIEVPTRVQTSIAMQQIAEPYIRRRAIRHLEKGRVVIFAAGTGNPFFSTDTTAALRAAEIEAEVILMAKNKVDGVYSADPFKDATAEKFEQLTYLEVLNRNLGVMDSTASSLCMDNNIPLVVFSITESGNIKRVVLGEKIGTIVKGSVS
- the tsf gene encoding translation elongation factor Ts, coding for MAVSASAVKELREKTGAGMLDCKKALDEANGDMQKAIDLLREKGLAAAANKAGRAATEGVVESYIHAGGRIGVLVEVNCETDFVAKTDQFRDFVKDIAMQIAAANPKYVRREEVDGSELDKEREILTAQALNEGKPAHIVEKMVEGRLGKYYEEFCLMEQSFIKDPDKTVSELLNEKISKIGENISIRRFVRFELGEGLEKKQDNFVEEVMSQAKL